A single Pedobacter sp. PACM 27299 DNA region contains:
- the mnmA gene encoding tRNA 2-thiouridine(34) synthase MnmA, with protein sequence MSKLGRILVAMSGGVDSSVAAVMLHEQGYEVIGLTMKTWDYATSGTSSKETGCCSLDSINDARTLAVNYGFPHYILDIRDEFGDYVIDNFVDEYLAGRTPNPCVLCNTHIKWEALLKRANKLDCEFIATGHYANVREHDNGRHVISKGLDENKDQSYVLWGVSQENLARTKFPLGSFAKADIRQMALDMGQEELAKKSESYEICFVPDNDYRAFLRHKVGDLEDRVAGGNFITSDGMVVGQHKGYPFYTIGQRKGLGIAFGEPMFVTQILPESNTVMLGRADELERHEAMVRNVNLIKYENILAPMTDVVTKIRYKDAGTLSTIVQENDKMKVVFDHAVSAIAPGQSAVFYEGNDLLGGGFLC encoded by the coding sequence ATGAGTAAACTCGGTAGAATATTGGTAGCCATGAGTGGCGGAGTAGATAGTTCAGTGGCAGCAGTGATGCTGCACGAACAAGGATATGAAGTAATCGGATTAACCATGAAGACATGGGATTATGCGACCTCAGGTACCAGCAGTAAGGAAACCGGATGTTGCAGTCTGGACAGCATCAATGATGCTCGTACATTGGCGGTTAATTACGGATTTCCACACTATATATTGGACATCAGGGATGAGTTCGGTGATTATGTAATTGATAACTTCGTTGATGAATATCTTGCAGGCCGTACCCCTAACCCTTGTGTTTTATGTAACACCCATATCAAATGGGAAGCGCTATTGAAACGTGCAAACAAACTGGATTGTGAATTTATTGCAACTGGTCACTATGCTAACGTTAGAGAGCACGACAATGGTCGTCATGTGATCTCTAAAGGTCTGGATGAAAATAAAGATCAATCTTATGTACTTTGGGGTGTTTCTCAGGAAAACCTTGCACGTACTAAATTCCCATTAGGATCGTTCGCAAAGGCGGATATCAGACAAATGGCTTTAGATATGGGGCAGGAAGAACTGGCTAAGAAAAGCGAAAGCTATGAAATCTGCTTTGTACCGGATAATGATTACCGTGCTTTCTTAAGACATAAAGTAGGTGATTTAGAAGACCGCGTAGCTGGTGGAAATTTCATTACCAGTGATGGTATGGTGGTTGGACAGCATAAAGGTTATCCTTTTTACACGATCGGACAGCGTAAAGGTTTAGGAATTGCTTTTGGTGAACCGATGTTTGTGACGCAAATCCTTCCGGAAAGTAATACGGTAATGTTAGGCAGAGCCGATGAGCTGGAACGTCATGAAGCCATGGTTAGAAATGTGAACCTGATTAAGTATGAAAACATTTTAGCACCCATGACTGATGTGGTGACTAAAATCAGATATAAGGATGCAGGAACCCTAAGTACTATTGTACAGGAGAATGATAAAATGAAAGTAGTATTTGATCATGCTGTATCTGCAATAGCACCGGGTCAGTCCGCAGTGTTCTATGAAGGAAACGACCTTCTTGGTGGCGGTTTCCTTTGCTAA
- a CDS encoding GH92 family glycosyl hydrolase, translated as MKKALLFCILLPALSAQAQKELVKYVKPIIGTQKMGHTYPGATVPFGSVQLSPDTDTLSYELNGKYNGDVYKYCAGYKYEDKSIVGFSHTHFSGTGHSDLGDFLVMPTQGVLKMNPGTADVPGSGFRSAYSHANETAEAGYYKVKLDDHQIQAELTASKRVGMHRYTFPKSDQSHIILDLMSGIYNYDDKTVWTYVRVVNDTLVTGYRQTNGWARTRTVYFAMTFSKPFKSYGQKNFDKKQAYQGFWRKFDQNHNFPEIAGKRIRMHFDFDTDTQEQVKVKFALSPVSQTNALENMKTEVPGWDFDRVKAAAQADWNKELNKINIAASEDDKVNFYTAMYHAFINPTTYGDVNGQYKGLDQNVHQADGFTNYTTFSLWDTYRALHPFFNLIQPSRNNDMVKSMMAHYDQSALKMLPVWSHYANDNWCMSGYHSVSVVADAIIKGVYSGDAKKALEACITTANHRSYEGIGKYIDMGYIPAEDSGTSVSNTLEYAYDDWCIAQIAKKLNNQPVYEEFMKRSGNWKNVYDKTIGFMRPKLADGSFKKEFDVLSTHGQGFIEGNTWNYSFFVPQDPESLMNIMGGKQKFGARIDSLFNMHLPDEFFADTEDITREGIIGGYVHGNEPAHHVAYLYNWAGQPWKTQARVRNILKMQYRPTPDGLGGNDDCGQMSAWYMFSSLGFYPVAPGSDEYSLGSPAVKSATLNLEGGNTFTVEAINQSDKNVYVQKVLLNGIVISNNLIKHSDILKGGKLTFYMTSKPVKTAKI; from the coding sequence ATGAAAAAAGCATTATTGTTTTGTATACTGCTTCCAGCCCTTTCTGCGCAGGCACAAAAGGAATTGGTAAAGTATGTAAAACCGATCATTGGGACCCAGAAAATGGGCCATACCTATCCAGGAGCCACTGTTCCTTTTGGTTCAGTGCAGCTGAGTCCGGATACAGATACCCTTTCTTATGAACTAAACGGCAAGTACAATGGAGACGTGTATAAGTACTGTGCAGGATATAAATATGAGGATAAATCGATTGTTGGATTTAGTCATACGCACTTTAGCGGTACTGGTCATTCGGATCTGGGTGATTTTCTGGTGATGCCAACTCAAGGCGTTTTAAAAATGAACCCGGGTACTGCGGATGTGCCGGGAAGTGGATTCCGCTCTGCGTATTCTCATGCTAATGAAACTGCGGAAGCGGGATACTACAAAGTGAAACTGGATGACCACCAGATTCAGGCAGAATTAACAGCCAGCAAACGAGTAGGGATGCACCGTTATACCTTTCCAAAATCTGACCAGTCGCACATTATTCTGGATTTAATGTCAGGGATTTATAATTATGACGACAAAACAGTATGGACTTACGTACGCGTGGTGAATGACACCTTAGTGACCGGCTACCGTCAAACCAACGGATGGGCGAGAACAAGAACTGTATATTTTGCTATGACGTTCTCGAAGCCTTTTAAAAGCTATGGACAGAAGAATTTTGATAAAAAACAGGCCTATCAGGGATTCTGGAGAAAGTTCGACCAAAATCATAACTTCCCGGAGATTGCCGGAAAGAGAATCCGGATGCATTTCGACTTCGATACTGACACGCAGGAGCAGGTAAAAGTGAAGTTTGCGTTGTCACCCGTGAGTCAGACCAATGCGCTGGAAAATATGAAGACCGAGGTTCCAGGATGGGATTTCGACCGTGTAAAAGCAGCGGCACAAGCCGATTGGAACAAGGAGCTCAACAAGATTAACATTGCCGCTTCTGAAGATGATAAGGTGAATTTCTACACCGCGATGTATCATGCATTTATCAATCCTACTACTTATGGCGATGTAAATGGGCAGTACAAAGGTTTAGACCAGAACGTGCACCAGGCAGACGGTTTTACCAATTATACCACCTTCTCTTTATGGGATACTTACCGGGCTTTACATCCATTTTTCAACCTGATCCAACCTTCGCGTAACAATGATATGGTCAAGTCTATGATGGCCCATTATGACCAGAGTGCTTTAAAAATGCTGCCGGTTTGGTCGCACTATGCGAACGATAATTGGTGTATGAGTGGCTACCATAGCGTTTCTGTAGTCGCTGATGCCATCATTAAAGGTGTGTACAGTGGAGATGCCAAAAAAGCATTAGAGGCTTGTATTACGACCGCTAATCACCGCAGTTATGAAGGAATAGGAAAATATATTGATATGGGTTACATTCCTGCAGAAGATAGCGGAACCTCTGTTTCGAACACTTTAGAATATGCTTATGACGATTGGTGTATTGCACAAATCGCTAAAAAATTAAATAACCAGCCAGTATATGAAGAATTCATGAAACGTTCTGGAAACTGGAAAAACGTGTATGATAAAACCATTGGTTTTATGCGTCCAAAATTAGCAGACGGTTCTTTCAAAAAGGAATTTGATGTATTGAGTACCCACGGACAGGGTTTCATCGAGGGCAATACCTGGAATTACAGCTTCTTTGTTCCTCAGGATCCGGAATCCTTAATGAATATCATGGGAGGGAAGCAGAAATTTGGCGCAAGGATCGACAGTTTGTTCAATATGCACCTTCCTGATGAGTTTTTTGCAGATACAGAAGACATTACCCGTGAAGGGATTATTGGCGGATATGTACATGGAAATGAACCAGCACATCATGTTGCTTATTTATACAATTGGGCAGGACAACCTTGGAAAACTCAGGCCAGGGTGCGGAACATTCTAAAAATGCAGTATAGACCCACTCCTGATGGTTTGGGTGGTAATGACGATTGTGGTCAGATGAGTGCCTGGTATATGTTTTCATCATTAGGATTTTATCCAGTGGCACCAGGCTCAGATGAATATTCTTTAGGCAGTCCGGCAGTTAAATCTGCGACGCTAAACCTGGAAGGTGGAAATACATTTACTGTAGAAGCGATCAACCAGAGTGACAAGAATGTTTACGTGCAAAAAGTACTGCTAAATGGCATTGTTATTAGCAATAATTTGATCAAACATTCAGATATTTTGAAAGGTGGAAAATTAACTTTCTATATGACTTCAAAACCAGTAAAAACAGCAAAAATTTAA
- a CDS encoding nucleoside phosphorylase, whose product MENKISAADLIINPDGSIYHLNLLPEDLAQTVITVGDPDRVSEISKHFDRIELKKGKREFITHTGYLGQRRITVISTGIGTDNIDIVFNELDALVNIDFESRMVKKDLTSLDIIRIGTSGAIQPDLPMGTILASSFGLGLDALMQYYIHELSVDERPILEAFHTHCAHIKGIHPYLTAADETLLQTIGADMEQGITVTAPGFYAPQGRQVRAKNSIPNFIALLNTFQHGKYRITNLEMETAGIYALAKVLGHKALSVNAILASRVNFEFSTTPNKVVDQAIRMVLDKLG is encoded by the coding sequence ATGGAAAACAAAATATCAGCAGCAGACTTAATTATCAATCCGGATGGCAGTATTTACCATTTGAATTTATTACCTGAAGACCTCGCCCAAACTGTGATCACCGTAGGAGATCCGGATCGCGTTTCAGAAATCTCTAAGCATTTTGACCGCATAGAACTTAAAAAAGGAAAGCGTGAGTTTATCACCCATACTGGTTATTTAGGGCAAAGAAGGATTACCGTGATTTCAACCGGAATCGGAACAGATAATATTGACATTGTATTTAATGAATTAGACGCCCTGGTCAATATTGATTTCGAAAGCAGAATGGTCAAAAAAGACCTGACCTCACTTGATATTATCCGTATCGGTACTTCAGGAGCTATTCAACCAGATCTGCCGATGGGGACCATTCTAGCTTCTTCGTTTGGCTTAGGTTTAGATGCCTTGATGCAGTACTATATCCATGAACTTTCTGTAGATGAACGGCCGATTTTAGAAGCGTTCCATACCCATTGTGCACATATTAAAGGGATTCATCCTTATTTAACCGCTGCCGATGAAACCTTATTGCAAACAATTGGGGCGGATATGGAGCAAGGAATCACGGTTACTGCACCAGGTTTTTATGCACCTCAGGGCCGACAAGTTCGCGCTAAAAATTCCATACCTAATTTTATTGCTTTACTCAACACCTTTCAGCATGGCAAATACCGGATTACAAACCTGGAAATGGAAACAGCAGGAATCTATGCACTGGCAAAAGTATTAGGCCATAAAGCGCTTTCTGTAAATGCGATACTCGCCAGCAGAGTGAATTTTGAATTTAGTACAACCCCAAATAAAGTAGTCGATCAGGCGATCCGAATGGTATTGGATAAGCTAGGTTAA
- a CDS encoding ABC-F family ATP-binding cassette domain-containing protein, with translation MLHLHSLTYQHPNRDHLFLSLNFSVNPQEKIALIGNNGLGKSSLLKIMAGKLLPVSGSVKAASQPYYVPQLLEEYNDWSIAEVLQLEAKLKAMQEILAGQMTEENLGVLNDDWDFESRCQQSFAYWKLDGLDLHQKMKTLSGGQKSKVFLAGIRIHQPEIILMDEPSNHLDRQSRMLLYEEIKLSRKTLVIVSHDRELLNLLQVVVLLQPDGISRYGGNYEFYTAQRAIEKEAFDQTLRSKEKAFRKAKEVERSALERQQKLDSRGKRKQENAGIPTIMMNTLRNNAEKSTSRLKGVHAEKLDAISQELSLLRKDLPQADRMKMNLDSSVLHTGKILMTAKDLNFGYDGQLLWRESLNFQIRSGDRLVIHGENGAGKSTLVQLILGVLKPQSGSIERTGFTAVYVDQEYSIIDAKLNVYEQAQQFNSGALQEHEIKLRLNRFLFAKEQWGKPCSALSGGEQMRLILCGLTIGNQSPDLIVLDEPTNNLDMQNIEILTDAIQEYKGTLLVISHDKYFLDQVDVLQEINL, from the coding sequence ATGCTTCATCTTCATAGTCTTACCTACCAGCATCCCAATCGGGATCATCTATTTTTATCCTTAAATTTCAGTGTGAATCCACAGGAGAAGATTGCCTTAATTGGTAATAATGGCCTTGGAAAGTCAAGCTTGCTAAAAATCATGGCTGGAAAATTACTGCCAGTAAGTGGATCGGTTAAAGCCGCATCCCAGCCTTATTATGTTCCTCAGCTTTTGGAGGAATATAATGACTGGAGCATTGCGGAAGTCCTGCAATTGGAGGCTAAGCTAAAAGCGATGCAGGAAATTTTAGCCGGGCAAATGACGGAGGAAAACCTCGGCGTATTAAATGACGATTGGGATTTTGAATCCCGCTGTCAGCAGAGCTTTGCCTACTGGAAGCTGGATGGCCTCGATCTTCATCAGAAAATGAAAACTTTAAGCGGTGGACAAAAATCAAAGGTGTTCCTTGCGGGAATTCGAATCCATCAGCCGGAGATCATTTTGATGGATGAACCCAGCAACCACCTGGATAGGCAAAGCAGAATGCTGCTTTATGAAGAGATTAAGCTGAGTAGAAAAACTTTAGTGATTGTTAGCCATGACCGGGAATTGCTGAACCTTTTACAGGTGGTAGTTTTGCTGCAGCCTGATGGAATCAGTAGGTATGGTGGCAATTATGAGTTTTATACCGCACAGCGTGCCATAGAAAAGGAGGCTTTTGATCAGACGTTAAGAAGTAAAGAAAAGGCCTTCCGAAAAGCGAAAGAAGTAGAGCGCAGCGCATTAGAAAGACAGCAGAAACTGGATTCCAGAGGAAAGCGAAAGCAGGAGAACGCAGGCATTCCGACAATTATGATGAACACACTAAGGAATAACGCGGAGAAAAGCACTTCACGTCTGAAAGGTGTGCATGCCGAAAAACTAGATGCCATCTCGCAGGAGCTGAGTTTATTGCGCAAAGATTTACCCCAGGCAGATCGGATGAAAATGAATCTCGATTCTTCTGTACTGCATACCGGTAAAATATTGATGACGGCAAAAGACCTCAATTTTGGTTATGACGGGCAGTTACTTTGGAGGGAAAGTTTGAATTTTCAGATCAGGTCAGGGGATCGTTTAGTCATCCATGGCGAAAACGGAGCTGGGAAGAGTACCTTGGTTCAGCTAATTTTAGGGGTACTAAAACCACAATCGGGCAGTATAGAACGGACAGGGTTTACCGCGGTATATGTAGATCAGGAATATTCCATCATTGATGCTAAACTCAATGTGTACGAACAAGCTCAACAGTTCAATTCAGGAGCATTGCAGGAACACGAAATCAAGCTCCGCTTAAATCGGTTTTTATTTGCGAAGGAACAATGGGGGAAGCCTTGCTCTGCGCTGAGTGGAGGAGAGCAGATGAGGTTGATTCTTTGCGGTTTAACTATCGGCAACCAAAGTCCGGATTTAATTGTACTGGACGAGCCTACCAATAACCTGGATATGCAAAATATAGAGATTTTAACCGATGCAATTCAAGAGTATAAAGGTACGCTGCTGGTGATTTCACACGACAAATACTTTCTGGATCAGGTTGACGTACTTCAGGAAATTAACTTATAA
- a CDS encoding efflux RND transporter periplasmic adaptor subunit: MKKILVLTGAVALLNFTSCTTKKEEKKEESQFSITNPLKTDTSFTKEYVSQIRSVRNIEIRAQEKGYLQNIYVDEGQSVKAGQLLFRIMPKLYEAELLKAQAEVKEAQIELQNVKLLADKNVVSRNEQAVAQAKLDAAKAEVSLAKLHLSFTEIKAPFDGTIDRIPLKLGSLIDEGALLTSLSDNSQVFAYFNVSEPEYLSYQMNVKDRGDKKVSLLLANNQVLPEKGNVEVIESEFNGETGNIAFRARFPNANKLLKNGETGKIQMVVPLRGALIIPQKATYEIQDKMYVFVVGKDDVIHSRNITIASEMPDLYVVASGLSETDKILLEGVQKVKDDEKIRYKFQDPKTVISHLRLKAE, encoded by the coding sequence ATGAAGAAAATACTCGTGTTGACAGGCGCTGTTGCCTTGTTGAACTTTACAAGCTGTACCACAAAAAAAGAAGAGAAAAAAGAAGAAAGTCAGTTTTCCATTACCAATCCTTTAAAAACTGATACTTCGTTTACTAAAGAATATGTATCTCAAATCCGTTCAGTACGGAATATTGAGATCCGCGCTCAGGAAAAGGGCTACCTTCAAAACATCTACGTTGATGAAGGACAGTCTGTTAAGGCTGGACAGTTGTTATTTCGCATCATGCCGAAACTTTATGAAGCGGAGCTGCTAAAGGCTCAGGCGGAAGTAAAAGAAGCACAAATAGAGCTACAAAATGTGAAACTGCTGGCCGATAAAAATGTAGTTTCCAGAAATGAACAGGCAGTAGCACAGGCTAAACTGGATGCCGCTAAAGCAGAAGTCTCCCTGGCGAAACTCCATTTATCATTTACGGAGATCAAGGCTCCATTTGATGGAACTATTGACCGGATTCCACTGAAATTAGGAAGTCTGATTGATGAAGGCGCATTGCTGACCAGTCTTTCTGACAACAGTCAGGTATTCGCTTATTTCAATGTTTCAGAGCCTGAATATTTATCCTACCAGATGAATGTAAAAGACCGTGGCGATAAAAAAGTGAGTCTGCTGCTGGCCAATAACCAGGTGTTGCCAGAAAAGGGGAATGTAGAGGTGATTGAAAGTGAATTCAATGGAGAAACGGGCAACATTGCTTTCAGGGCACGTTTTCCAAATGCCAACAAGCTGTTGAAAAACGGTGAAACCGGTAAAATACAAATGGTGGTTCCATTACGTGGGGCACTGATTATTCCGCAGAAAGCAACTTATGAGATCCAGGATAAAATGTATGTATTTGTAGTTGGAAAGGACGATGTGATCCATTCCAGAAACATTACCATTGCAAGTGAAATGCCTGACCTATACGTGGTAGCAAGCGGTCTTTCTGAAACCGACAAGATCCTTTTGGAAGGTGTTCAGAAAGTTAAAGATGATGAAAAGATCAGGTATAAATTCCAGGATCCGAAAACAGTCATCTCTCATTTGAGATTAAAAGCGGAATAA